A stretch of the Uranotaenia lowii strain MFRU-FL chromosome 3, ASM2978415v1, whole genome shotgun sequence genome encodes the following:
- the LOC129750696 gene encoding peroxisomal membrane protein PMP34 has product MAQSKPINEVFSYLSWVHAVSGATGSVIAMSAFYPLETVRSRLQLESPERRKAISTWAVLRQLVDEEGFRTLYRGIVPVLESLCISNFVYFYTFHSLKALRASSGVGQSALADLLLGSLAGVVNVLSTTPFWVVNTRLKMKGLGHRVKDNTAHYDNLLDGLVYIWRTEGVKGLWAGMLPSLLLVVNPAIQFMAYESLKRRLVTDSKNASAATFFAIGAMAKALATVLTYPLQLIQTKLRHGNTDEGLNLPPGINMIQMLLVILKKQGAAGLFRGMEAKLLQTVLTAALMFMTYEKIARFVTGLLLRNKK; this is encoded by the exons ATGGCACAATCGAAACCGATCAACGAGGTGTTCAGCTACCTTTCGTGGGTGCATGCAGTATCTGGGGCCACT gGAAGCGTGATTGCCATGTCTGCTTTCTACCCGTTGGAAACCGTACGATCCCGATTGCAat tgGAATCACCGGAACGTCGTAAGGCCATCAGCACCTGGGCTGTGCTAAGACAGTTGGTGGATGAGGAAGGTTTTCGAACCCTGTATCGGGGCATCGTACCGGTGCTGGAGAGCTTGTGCATCTCCAACTTTGTGTACTTTTACACATTCCACAGTTTGAAAGCTCTGCGGGCATCTTCCGGTGTGGGTCAGTCGGCATTAGCCGATCTCTTGTTGGGCTCGTTGGCCGGAGTAGTCAATGTGCTATCCACGACTCCTTTCTGGGTCGTCAACACCCGGCTAAAGATGAAGGGATTGGGCCATCGGGTCAAGGACAACACAGCGCATTACGATAATCTGCTGGACGGATTGGTCTACATCTGGCGAACCGAAGGCGTTAAGGGTTTGTGGGCCGGTATGCTTCCGTCTCTATTGTTGGTTGTAAATCCGGCCATTCAGTTCATGGCTTACGAGTCTTTGAAGCGTCGCTTGGTAACCGATTCGAAGAATGCCTCGGCGGCAACCTTCTTTGCTATCGGGGCAATGGCGAAAGCGTTGGCCACCGTCTTGACATATCCGCTGCAGCTTATCCAAACGAAACTACGTCACGGTAACACAGACGAGGGGTTGAATTTGCCGCCTGGAATCAACATGATCCAGATGCTTCTGGTCATTCTAAAGAAGCAGGGTGCTGCCGGTTTGTTCCGGGGCATGGAAGCCAAGCTGCTGCAAACGGTTCTTACAGCGGCCTTGATGTTTATGACCTACGAAAAAATTGCCCGATTCGTGACCGGTTTGCTGTTGCGCAACAAGAAGTGA
- the LOC129750692 gene encoding uncharacterized protein LOC129750692 isoform X2, with protein MKVEAIDYDIMIQKLKDRLDKDEPNMASCHAFDRRKQGKDEPAENFILAVKLMAEECGFGAYKDTAIRNRIVFGLRDEELQFKLWSRDDYTLEDVERIVVRSELAKLRVESMREGGDVMRSINSVKYRLGDTHEGRFARDDYQHSNSRNRFPNRNLRHSWDRNRVEFNNARRGRYSDNFRSRFDNRERSYQNRFFNNEREMYPYRRGSRMENSHANVVCNFCRMKGHVKRNCTDYAKRRQVNFVEQSDESYDFKRLRIRDSEEEDDDEDEYPCMMISTSNKSGPCQIKALIENRAVHMEIDCGAAVSVINYECYRRYFEDVPLIKCNSRLTVVSGQRLNICGEIWVSANVNNIKSKARLIVLAGSHKFLPLLGRNWLDIFFPNWRQTFSKSNVAVNAVEEGLDSTNKLGNFEKNLKSKYPKIFDGDFSKPILGHEADLVLKDNQPIYKKAYEVPYKLKEKVVSHLDFLEQQNIITPIATSEWASPIIIVPKKNDDIRMVIDCKEHLQRPSQSIKDLQEAAN; from the coding sequence ATGAAAGTTGAAGCAATCGATTATGATATCATGATTCAAAAACTTAAGGACCGGTTGGATAAAGATGAACCTAATATGGCTAGTTGTCATGCTTTTGATAGAAGAAAACAGGGGAAAGATGAGCCTGCCGAAAACTTTATTCTAGCTGTAAAGTTGATGGCTGAGGAATGTGGTTTTGGGGCATACAAGGACACAGCAATTCGAAACAGAATTGTATTCGGATTGAGAGATGAGGAGCTGCAATTTAAGCTGTGGAGTAGAGATGACTACACGTTGGAAGATGTTGAACGCATTGTGGTGAGAAGTGAGCTTGCCAAATTGAGAGTCGAATCCATGAGGGAAGGTGGTGATGTAATGAGGAGCATAAATTCGGTAAAATATCGCTTGGGAGATACGCATGAAGGGAGGTTCGCGCGTGATGATTATCAACATTCCAATTCAAGAAATCGTTTTCCCAATCGCAACCTAAGGCACAGTTGGGATCGCAATCGTGTTGAGTTCAACAATGCAAGGAGAGGTCGGTATAGTGATAATTTTCGCTCGAGATTTGACAACAGGGAAAGAAGTTATCAAAACCGGTTTTTCAACAATGAGAGAGAAATGTATCCTTATCGTCGAGGTTCACGCATGGAAAATTCACATGCAAACGTGGTGTGTAACTTTTGCAGAATGAAGGGTCATGTTAAACGCAATTGTACTGATTATGCTAAGCGTCGGCaagtaaattttgttgaacaatcaGATGAGAGTTACGATTTTAAAAGGCTTCGAATAAGGGATAGTGAAGAGGAAGATGATGACGAAGACGAATATCCGTGTATGATGATTTCGACAAGTAATAAAAGCGGCCCATGTCAGATTAAAGCTTTAATTGAAAATAGGGCGGTTCACATGGAAATTGATTGCGGCGCGGCGGTTTCAGTGATAAACTATGAATGCTATCGGAGATATTTTGAGGATGTTCCTTTGATCAAATGCAATAGCCGTCTTACGGTTGTAAGTGGACAGCGTTTGAATATTTGCGGAGAAATATGGGTATCAGCTAatgtaaataacataaaatcgAAAGCCAGGCTGATAGTTTTAGCTGGATCACATAAGTTTTTGCCTTTATTGGGCAGAAACTGGCTCGATATCTTTTTCCCAAATTGGCGACagacattttcaaaatctaatGTTGCGGTAAATGCGGTTGAAGAGGGTTTAGATTCTACAAATAAATTaggtaactttgaaaaaaatttaaaaagtaaatatccaaaaatttttgacggggatttttcaaaaccaatcttAGGACATGAAGCAGATTTGGTACTCAAGGACAATCAACCAATTTACAAGAAGGCATACGAAGTTCCCTATAAATTGAAGGAAAAGGTGGTCAGTCATTTGGATTTTTTGGAACAACAAAACATTATTACACCTATTGCAACTAGCGAATGGGCATCGCCGATAATTATAGTGCCAAAGAAGAATGACGATATTCGTATGGTTATCGACTGTAAG